GTCATGAAAAATCCATCAACCTCACAAAACAATTCCTGAACTCAACATTAACTCTTGAGGACATGGGCTATGTTCGCTATTAGCAATGGTCCGATGCCATATCCAAGCTGGTTTCCTCAGAACTGTGCATCTTTCTTCTCACATTCGATTTGCTGATGCATTCACAAAATCTTTGACTATCAACAACTTTCAATTCATGTTATCTAAGCTGGGACTCGTTGAAATTCACCGGTCTCCAACTTAGAAAGGAATGTGCAACATAGATGCGAAACATAGAATCATCTCCAAAGGCTCACGAGAATGAGCATGATGGACACCTCATATGCATCTAGAGAATTCGTCATTGTACAGTTGTGTATTATAGAGaattctttccttgtttatatatataaaggcATTATGCATACAAAAATAACATCCATTaatcatcttatttctattacaCCCGTTAAGAGATAATTGCAAATCTAACAATATCAATAAGGGTGAACTGAGATTCTCTTTGGCAACCACTCACATCTCCCATAAACTCTATAGATCCCGTGAGTTTTTTATTAAACAATCGCTCTGAATTTTAATACAactgaataataaaaaattataccaaaatcatcaaaattaaaaatataaacataaataaaaGGAAATCAAATAAACAACTCTCTCAAAAACTCGGCCAACATGCATCACCTGTTACTAATTGTTGTGAATATTGAAATAGAATtatcataatataataaataatatacaaCACCATAGAAAAAAATTTGGAAAGTTTTACTATTTGATGTTATTtcctcatatatatatatatataattaaattgaattattaaataaaataatatgtatttgatatttattttttcacttttttggCATACGATCCTCGGTAAATAACTATTTCAGTGctgttaatattaatttttaaatttagatgcTGACTGTATTTAACATGCTAActgtattatattaataaattttattgaatttttaatgtATATTTCAAATGAGTAGTTGAAAGTGAATaactaatattattaaattgttattaatgcactagtaaaattatttaactaaattaataaataacttatcatttaaaaaatgtgatttatattttaagatatatgagaatttttttacttaaatttatattattattattgaaacaAAATCAAATACGAAAAACAGAAAAACCAATTCCAGCCACAGTAAGGAAATAAACCAGCCCTAGCGTTCTCTCAGAGTCTCAGGCCATCGTCCAAGCCCCAAGGCGCTCATTCACTCTCTCTATCTCCTTCTCGCCGCTCAGGTAATGTCTTCCCCCTTCTTCTCGAGATAGCTTCTCTTTTACACGATTCCAATCGCACTCTATTTCCTTTTTATATTAACATGTTTCGTTTTTCATCTAAACACTAATTTCCATTTGAATCGAGTTATAGTCAGTCCTAGTTCACAGAACAATGCGATTTATCTATTATCCCTTCCCTCGTTCTCCTGTAGTTTCGAATGAGTAGATTACCGgagatgaaatgtaaaaatttcATAATCTAAAAGAGACCACGTTTGTCTATTTATGGCCTGATGGGTTTAGGAAACTCATCGTCAGTGGTTTTAACAATTATTTTGTGAAGAACTTGTTTTTATATCATAGTTCTATAACTGGTTGGGTTTTGGGATAGTTACTTGTGCTGCTCATAGGTGCTGTTTGGTTATTTTCATACTTTCGAAGCTAGTTGACTCCATCCAATCCATAACTGGACTGggctttttttttgttaaaaaaaagaaCTAGAAACATTAAGAATCAGTAGTAATTAAGTATTTTGTTAAGTTCAGCGGTGACTATCCCTTTTTTGGTCGCCTGTTGGTTATTGTTCTTCACTTGTTATTACCAGATGATGGTCAGGTGCTGTTTGTGTTGGTAATGCAGGAATTTGACTCTGCTTAGCTTTATTTTGGATGGCAACAAGGCCGGATATAGACGATGATGATGATTTTAGTGAAATTTATAAGGAATACACTGGTCCTCCAGGATCTATTTCCAATAATGCGCAAGATAggttgaaagcaaataagaggTCCAATGCTGGCTCTGATGAGGAAGAGGAACCTCGGGATCCAAATGCTGTGCCAACAGATTTCACTAGCCGAGAAGCTAAGGTTTGGGAAGCTAAATCAAAGGCTACGGAGAGAAACtggaagaaaaggaaagaagaagaaatgatTTGTAAAATATGTGGAGAATCAGGCCACTTTACTCAGGTATAGTTTTGTTGCTTGGTAAATGCCATACAAACTTTATTTATTCGTGATTACTCTAAACTAGATTAAACTTGAAATCAAACATTGCATTCatacaaataaaatatagaCTTGAATAATCTGTTTAATGCTTTGTATTTCactatttgttttaattttttatttggcaGCTTATGCTGGGAAAGGAGGAAACTGTTTCTGTATATGCTAACAGTGGCATCATTTTTAAGCTTCTCCttttattctctctctctctctctctctctctctttctcttcctcttcAGTCTAATATGGATCAAGGCTCATGTTAGCCTACTAATTTGGATCAAACTTGGAACTGGGAATGGTGTCTAAACTCGTACATTTCTGAAGAACTTCCCATCAGTTGTCAATTGTTTACATTTTCtttaaaagattttaatatGTTATTTACGTTCTTTTTGCTCACTACTATTGAGGCCATAAGAGTTGACAATTGACATGTGTCAGTTTATCAGTATCGTTTGTATCATATACCTTTGTTGTTGGGTAATGCAATTCACACACTTAAGGGAGAGATGCCCTCTTTCTACTTCTGTCctgtcttcttctttttgtgctTTAGGTTAAATGCTGTGCTTGCTATCTACCATACATACAGGGATGCCCATCCACTCTTGGAGCAAATCGCAAGTCTCAAGATTTCTTTGAAAGGGTTCCTGCAAGAGAAAAGCATGTAAAAGCACTATTCACTGAGAAAGTGATACAGAGGATTGAAAATGATATTGGCTGCAAAATTAAAATGGAGGAGAAATTTATAATAGTTAGTGGCAAGGATAGGTTAATTTTAGCGAAAGGTGTTGATGCTGTGCACAAGGTCATTAAAGGGGAGGTCGATCAGAAGGGTTCCTCTAGTTCCCAGCGGAGCAGATCTAGGTCACCTGAGAGAAGTCCTGTTGGATCACGATTACGACGCTCTGAATCTCAGAGGTCCTATGCAGGTCACCCACGTGATACTTCACAGTATCAACAAAGGTTTGGTAGACAAGATAAGAATGTGGAAGACCGTGTTCGCGAGGATCTGCAGAAGTTTTCTAGGGGTTCTCCACAAGGTAGGAACAGCATAGGATTTTCTATGCCATCATTAGAGATATGGTAAACCAATTTTCACATCTTTAGGGCTCTAGATACTTTACTGTTTATGCTGTAGAGTTCATTTTGGAAATTCTGAATTCTGAATGCTGCTGCTTGTTGCTTATACTTTGGTTGCAGCAAGAGGTAAGTTCTTAGCTTCAAACATATTGTGTACGATTCTGAAGTATTTGCTTGGGTGGGTCTGAAACTGATCGGATAGACTTCAAAACAAAATTATTTGCTGAAAGCATATTCGGGCTTGTTTGCGACGGATGGGTTCACTGTGTAAATGTTAACTAACATGTAGTTAAAGGTACCATCTAGCATCTCGAATCAAGTGGTTAACATATTCTTC
The Manihot esculenta cultivar AM560-2 chromosome 1, M.esculenta_v8, whole genome shotgun sequence genome window above contains:
- the LOC110613428 gene encoding uncharacterized protein LOC110613428 isoform X1, encoding MATRPDIDDDDDFSEIYKEYTGPPGSISNNAQDRLKANKRSNAGSDEEEEPRDPNAVPTDFTSREAKVWEAKSKATERNWKKRKEEEMICKICGESGHFTQVKCCACYLPYIQGCPSTLGANRKSQDFFERVPAREKHVKALFTEKVIQRIENDIGCKIKMEEKFIIVSGKDRLILAKGVDAVHKVIKGEVDQKGSSSSQRSRSRSPERSPVGSRLRRSESQRSYAGHPRDTSQYQQRFGRQDKNVEDRVREDLQKFSRGSPQARAYGNDGGRSRASHSKSPALAPYAGNSYGSYDGHNHSLRGYRSDGWDTERQGPDLQSGRQFENSAFPQMLEELELEYKREAMELVRIRDKEEDEENYKHRETIREMRENYMKKLAMLRGTHTRQWEEFLQLDAQRRQQQARQQMPTSGFSGYKQHTFSDYDGSSTNPHYTGAGLPMDSRARYPNHVESYSARPHDSYGEFQRQRREDFGKAYNRY
- the LOC110613428 gene encoding uncharacterized protein LOC110613428 isoform X2, which translates into the protein MATRPDIDDDDDFSEIYKEYTGPPGSISNNAQDRLKANKRSNAGSDEEEEPRDPNAVPTDFTSREAKVWEAKSKATERNWKKRKEEEMICKICGESGHFTQVKCCACYLPYIQGCPSTLGANRKSQDFFERVPAREKHVKALFTEKVIQRIENDIGCKIKMEEKFIIVSGKDRLILAKGVDAVHKVIKGEVDQKGSSSSQRSRSRSPERSPVGSRLRRSESQRSYAGHPRDTSQYQQRFGRQDKNVEDRVREDLQKFSRGSPQAYGNDGGRSRASHSKSPALAPYAGNSYGSYDGHNHSLRGYRSDGWDTERQGPDLQSGRQFENSAFPQMLEELELEYKREAMELVRIRDKEEDEENYKHRETIREMRENYMKKLAMLRGTHTRQWEEFLQLDAQRRQQQARQQMPTSGFSGYKQHTFSDYDGSSTNPHYTGAGLPMDSRARYPNHVESYSARPHDSYGEFQRQRREDFGKAYNRY
- the LOC110613428 gene encoding uncharacterized protein LOC110613428 isoform X3: MATRPDIDDDDDFSEIYKEYTGPPGSISNNAQDRLKANKRSNAGSDEEEEPRDPNAVPTDFTSREAKVWEAKSKATERNWKKRKEEEMICKICGESGHFTQGCPSTLGANRKSQDFFERVPAREKHVKALFTEKVIQRIENDIGCKIKMEEKFIIVSGKDRLILAKGVDAVHKVIKGEVDQKGSSSSQRSRSRSPERSPVGSRLRRSESQRSYAGHPRDTSQYQQRFGRQDKNVEDRVREDLQKFSRGSPQARAYGNDGGRSRASHSKSPALAPYAGNSYGSYDGHNHSLRGYRSDGWDTERQGPDLQSGRQFENSAFPQMLEELELEYKREAMELVRIRDKEEDEENYKHRETIREMRENYMKKLAMLRGTHTRQWEEFLQLDAQRRQQQARQQMPTSGFSGYKQHTFSDYDGSSTNPHYTGAGLPMDSRARYPNHVESYSARPHDSYGEFQRQRREDFGKAYNRY
- the LOC110613428 gene encoding uncharacterized protein LOC110613428 isoform X4; translation: MATRPDIDDDDDFSEIYKEYTGPPGSISNNAQDRLKANKRSNAGSDEEEEPRDPNAVPTDFTSREAKVWEAKSKATERNWKKRKEEEMICKICGESGHFTQGCPSTLGANRKSQDFFERVPAREKHVKALFTEKVIQRIENDIGCKIKMEEKFIIVSGKDRLILAKGVDAVHKVIKGEVDQKGSSSSQRSRSRSPERSPVGSRLRRSESQRSYAGHPRDTSQYQQRFGRQDKNVEDRVREDLQKFSRGSPQAYGNDGGRSRASHSKSPALAPYAGNSYGSYDGHNHSLRGYRSDGWDTERQGPDLQSGRQFENSAFPQMLEELELEYKREAMELVRIRDKEEDEENYKHRETIREMRENYMKKLAMLRGTHTRQWEEFLQLDAQRRQQQARQQMPTSGFSGYKQHTFSDYDGSSTNPHYTGAGLPMDSRARYPNHVESYSARPHDSYGEFQRQRREDFGKAYNRY